CAGACACTCAAGCAGTCTGAACGAAACATTGTTGTCGTGATGATTCCTGAACATGGCGCAGGCATGAAAGGTGACCGGATGCAAATCTCCGGCATGCGCGAGATTCCGTCTCAGTCGATCACTCATATTCCGGTCGGCCTGAAAGTGTTTGGGAAAGATGTAATCCGGACCGGCGACACGGTTCATGTGACCGCGCCTTCCAGTCATCAGGCTCTGGCGCAGCTGATCAGTAATGTACTGGCTCAGAATCCGTATCAGCACAACAGCTTTGATCCGGCCACGCTGATCAGAAACCTGCCGGAAACGCCTGTCGTCTCTCAAAATGACGGCTCAACAGTGATCCAAATCAACGGCAAGCCGTATGTGTCGCTGGATGGCAGAAGCTGGTCTGTCTATCCGGGGAAATAAACTGTACAGCCACAACAAAGCCACGTCACTTGCCTGAGTGCCGTGGCTTTTTTAATCTGACGCTTCCCCTCCTGAACGACGAACACAATCAGACACCGTGCTAAAAGCGGTCACTGAGCCCGGCAGACACCGAGTAAGACACGCTGTCATAAAAAGCGACGTACTGCAGGTGTGCGAGATTGCCCCCAGTGCATTGAATGCCAGGTGATTCCAGCCAAACATCGCGCAGCGTCAGCGGCATCAGTGCAGAAGTGAATGCAACAGGATGCGTTATCTGGGATTGATCAATACCAAAGCCTGCATCGCTTTTACCGTCAGGAAATATTTCTGAACAACTTTCCGCCAGAACCACTGAAATTTCTCCGCCGAAGACGGGGTCATGTAGGCACTGTAATTTCAAGGAATCAAAGATGACTTCAAACGCAACATCCAATCACACAAATTATGGCTATCTTCTGGGAACATCCGGTGTGATTCTGGTCCTGCTCTGGTTGGGGATCTACAAATTCACACCGACAGAAGCCAAAGCGATTGAGCCTCTGGTGGCAAACCACCCCCTGATGGGCTGGCTGTATGACATTTTTTCACTGCAGGCGGTGTCGAACCTGATAGGACTCAGTGAAATAATTGTCGCGGGCGGACTGCTGATTGGTTTTCGCGTGCCGCTCGTGGCTTATTGGTCGGGGATTGCGGCATCCGTTATCTTCGTCGTGACACTCAGTTTCATGGTGACGACTCCGGATGCCTGGAAAGTGTCTGACGGATTACTGATCCCGAATTTCTTTCTGATCAAAGATATCCTGTTTCTGGCCATCAGCATCAGTGTCATCGAACGCGCAAAACACAAAATGGCCCATCAATAACTCGGTGATGGCCCGCTCTGAGGGGGACTCCAGCTCCCCCTTTTCTTTTCAGCGAATCGCGCTCAAAACGTCCGGGCCAACATACTGGCCGCTGCCAGAAACATCATGATCCCCGCGCCTTTACCGCTTTCCCAATCAAGACTCATCAACAATAACGGAAAAAGAGCAAAAAGCCGGAATAATATGAATACAAACACATAAAATCAATTCCAGATAGAATCTTTTACTGAAAAACTTGATAAGCACCACAGCACATAACAGCACAGGTAGAAAATTTCAGTGAAATCATCCAACTTAGCCGATGATTCTCATCCTTTTGCACCAACTGTATGCGATGTTGCTGCAATCAATCTATTTTAAGCCTGGAGTGCTCATGGAAAGCTTATCTTTTCTTTTGTTTTTGGTTTATCTGGCCATCGGGGGACTGGCAACCCTGTACGCGCTTGTGTTTTTCTTTCTGACCGGTTTAACGATATTTGATCAGGGCAAGAAACAAGCCATGCCTTTCCGACACAAATGCAGCTATGTTTTTGTCATGCTGTTGTTAATGCCCCTCTTTTTTCCTGTTTTCATGGATGAGATCATCTCACTCTCCGAATATTATCTGGCAAAGAAGAACGCGCTTGCACAAAGCGGGTCTGAAACGGTCTGATAAAAAATAAAGCCTTCCCTCCTCAAATGAACACACCGTTTGAAAAGGGGAGGGCTTCCGATTATTCCGAAATCTCTTTCACACTCTGACGCTTGACCAGCGTTGGCTCAAGTTGCACCACCTGAGTGTCTGTGATTTCTTTATTGATTCGTTTGAGCAGCGTCTCAACCGCTGCCTGTCCCAAACGATATTTCGGCTGGTGAATGGTCGTCAGGGATGGGGTCATAAATTTCGCGATATGGATATCATCGTAGCCGATGATGGAGAGATCGTCTGGAATTCGGATCCCTTGTTCATATGCAGCGTGGATCACGCCCATCGCCATCATATCGTTACAGACAAAGAGCGCCGTGGGTAAAGAACCGCTGGCACAGATCTGCTGAAAAGCCCGGTATCCGCCGTCACATTCGAAATCCGATTCGACAATCCAATCAGGTTGAATGGGCAGACCCGCTTCATTCATGGCCCGCTTATAGCCTTCATAACGGATCTGTGCCTGGTGTCTGACCAAAGGGCCGGTAATACAGCCGATCTCACGATGTCCGCTCTGAATCAGATATTGCGCTGCCAGATAACCGCCCTGATAGGAATTATCCTGAATCTTGTCGCTGGCAAAAGACATTGGCCCCCAATCCATCACCACCACCGGAATATCGGGATAGCGATCGAACACTTCAATGCGCTCGCCTTCCAGCGTTGAGCACATCAGCAACAAGCCGTCGACCCGCTTTTGCAGCAAGGTATCAATCGAGGCTTTCATGCGTTCGTTATCCCCTTCGGTGTTGCAAAGGATCAGGTTATACCCTTTCTGATAGCAACTGCGCTCAACCCCTTTCACCACTTCACCAAAAAATGGGTTGGTCGAGGTGGTCACCAGCATCCCGATGGTCTGAGTCCGATTGACCTTGAGGCTGCGGGCCAGTGCGGACGGGGCATAGTTCAGCTCTTTCGCTGCCCGGTTCACCCGCGCTGCAATTTCCTCACTGACAAAGCGGGATTTGTTGATCACATGGCTCACGGTAGAAGTCGACACCCCTGCCAGTCTCGCAATATCTTTCATCGTGGCCATGTCATGTTCCTGTATTTAATCGACGACCGCAAAACGCTCCGCCAGAAAAGCATCCACCTCTGCATGCGTTGGAATCGATGTCTGCGCACCAAAACGCGTCACAGAAATCGCGGCAGCAGCGTGTGCAAAACGAATGGCTGATTCTAAAGACATTTCTTCCAGTAAACCAGTCACCAACGCGCCGTTAAAGGTATCACCGGCCGCTGTGGTATCCACCGCATCCACTGTGTAACCGGGAATCAGCTGGCCCCGGCCATTCTGACTCAGCCAGACGCCTTTCGCACCCAGGGTGATCAGCACGATTTCAATGCCTTTCCGGTGTAATTCATCTGCAGCACGCTGTGCAGACGCATGGTCTGTGACCGGAATCCCTGTCAGCACTTCAGCTTCAGTTTCATTCGGTGTAATCACATCGATGCACGACAACACGCTGTCCGGCAAAGCACGCGCCGGCGCCGGATTGAGAATCACGTTGGTCTGGTGTGCTTTCGCGACCTGTGCCGCTTTTTCGACCCCGTCCAGCGGTGTTTCCAGTTGCATCAGCAGAAACCGGGCTTCACGAATCCGCGTCAGATCCGGTTCGATCCGCTCAGCCGTCAGATAATCATTCGCTTCCGCAGAGAGGCAAATTGTATTTTCACCGCTGTCCGACACCTGAATCATGGCGATACCGGTCGGGCAGTTGGGCTGCATTTTCACGCCTGAGATATTGATACCATCGTGCTTGAAGCTTTCCCGGATATGAATGCCGAATGCATCATCGCCGACACAGGCAATCAAGCCGATATCCGCATTCAGCCGTGCTGCCGCAACCGCCTGATTGGCGCCTTTGCCACCGGGAATGACCTGATAATCACGTCCCTGCAACGTTTCGCCCGGGCGGGGAAATGCGGGCACACGCAGAACATGGTCCGCATTCACACTGCCTAAAACCACTAATTTATTCATCACGTTATCCTGGAAATTCTGTTCCGACTTAAACACAAGGATTTGCCGTTTCCGCAAAAAGCAAAGCGTTGTGTTCAACTCCCCTTGTCAAGGGGAGGGAATGTTCAGTGCTTGCAA
The Photobacterium sp. GJ3 DNA segment above includes these coding regions:
- a CDS encoding DUF417 family protein, whose translation is MTSNATSNHTNYGYLLGTSGVILVLLWLGIYKFTPTEAKAIEPLVANHPLMGWLYDIFSLQAVSNLIGLSEIIVAGGLLIGFRVPLVAYWSGIAASVIFVVTLSFMVTTPDAWKVSDGLLIPNFFLIKDILFLAISISVIERAKHKMAHQ
- a CDS encoding substrate-binding domain-containing protein, which codes for MATMKDIARLAGVSTSTVSHVINKSRFVSEEIAARVNRAAKELNYAPSALARSLKVNRTQTIGMLVTTSTNPFFGEVVKGVERSCYQKGYNLILCNTEGDNERMKASIDTLLQKRVDGLLLMCSTLEGERIEVFDRYPDIPVVVMDWGPMSFASDKIQDNSYQGGYLAAQYLIQSGHREIGCITGPLVRHQAQIRYEGYKRAMNEAGLPIQPDWIVESDFECDGGYRAFQQICASGSLPTALFVCNDMMAMGVIHAAYEQGIRIPDDLSIIGYDDIHIAKFMTPSLTTIHQPKYRLGQAAVETLLKRINKEITDTQVVQLEPTLVKRQSVKEISE
- the rbsK gene encoding ribokinase, with the protein product MNKLVVLGSVNADHVLRVPAFPRPGETLQGRDYQVIPGGKGANQAVAAARLNADIGLIACVGDDAFGIHIRESFKHDGINISGVKMQPNCPTGIAMIQVSDSGENTICLSAEANDYLTAERIEPDLTRIREARFLLMQLETPLDGVEKAAQVAKAHQTNVILNPAPARALPDSVLSCIDVITPNETEAEVLTGIPVTDHASAQRAADELHRKGIEIVLITLGAKGVWLSQNGRGQLIPGYTVDAVDTTAAGDTFNGALVTGLLEEMSLESAIRFAHAAAAISVTRFGAQTSIPTHAEVDAFLAERFAVVD